Proteins co-encoded in one Sediminispirochaeta bajacaliforniensis DSM 16054 genomic window:
- a CDS encoding ABC transporter permease → MKRFMKTHEFHVLVVILILSAAITVVNPNFLTLENGFDLLKSYSFMGVLAIGILFVLISGGIDISFAATATVAEYVMAVVSIKLGGNMITSLLLATLVGLLLGAFNGFLISKFKIAPIITTIATMNFYYGILTVITGGKWIYALPEWFRAFADIRVFTLVSRAGTPYGLSVITLFWAVITVLAFFLLRYTILGRGIYAIGGDIGSAERVGFPVRRLQIFVYSFMGMMAGIAGVIQALLVQTVAPNSIVGKELDVIAAVVLGGASLSGGFGSVGGTLLGVFLIAVVKNGMTLVKIPAVWYDVFIGAVILISVGFTSWQGKKGYHQAVIDIEKEEAA, encoded by the coding sequence ATGAAACGTTTCATGAAAACCCATGAATTCCATGTATTGGTGGTTATTCTTATTCTCTCTGCTGCCATCACCGTGGTAAATCCGAATTTTCTTACCTTGGAGAATGGATTCGATCTTTTGAAAAGCTATTCTTTCATGGGTGTTCTGGCCATCGGGATTCTTTTTGTTTTGATCTCCGGAGGGATTGATATTTCATTTGCCGCCACGGCGACCGTTGCTGAGTATGTGATGGCGGTAGTGAGTATCAAATTGGGCGGAAATATGATTACATCATTGCTCCTTGCCACTCTGGTAGGCCTCCTGCTGGGAGCCTTTAACGGCTTTCTCATCTCAAAGTTTAAGATTGCCCCTATCATAACGACCATTGCCACCATGAATTTTTACTATGGAATCCTTACGGTGATAACCGGCGGGAAGTGGATCTATGCCCTTCCCGAATGGTTTCGCGCCTTTGCCGATATTAGAGTTTTTACCCTTGTCTCCAGGGCCGGAACGCCCTATGGGCTTTCGGTCATTACCCTTTTCTGGGCAGTGATTACCGTTTTGGCTTTTTTTCTCCTCCGTTATACGATACTTGGTCGGGGTATCTACGCCATTGGCGGTGATATAGGCTCGGCCGAGCGGGTCGGTTTCCCTGTAAGACGGCTTCAGATTTTTGTTTATTCCTTTATGGGTATGATGGCCGGGATTGCCGGTGTAATTCAGGCGTTGCTTGTACAAACCGTTGCACCGAACTCCATAGTCGGAAAGGAGTTGGATGTCATTGCCGCGGTTGTGCTTGGCGGCGCAAGCCTTTCCGGTGGTTTCGGGAGTGTCGGTGGAACCCTGTTGGGAGTTTTTCTTATTGCCGTCGTCAAAAACGGAATGACCCTCGTCAAGATCCCGGCCGTTTGGTACGACGTCTTTATCGGTGCAGTTATTCTCATTAGTGTCGGATTTACCTCCTGGCAAGGGAAAAAAGGATATCACCAGGCTGTTATCGATATCGAAAAAGAGGAGGCCGCATAA
- a CDS encoding sugar ABC transporter ATP-binding protein, translated as METLFLSMKQITKVYAGVRALDGVDFSIARGEIHCLAGTNGSGKSTLVKIISGVVAPEAGAEIIMDGELLDQHSSRTAISHGVEVIYQDLSLFPNLTVAENIAVSSNIAQRRCLMDWKRAETTATKAMNRIGISIPLDARVGELSMADQQLVAICRALTGDVRLLIMDEPTTALTKKEIDALLRVVIELKNKGIASLFISHKLNEVMQIAERVTVLRDGTLIGTYDGKTIDDKKLEFLMTGETSVYEPYHISPDRNGKPILRLENFSRNHSFCNVSLEIYSGEIVGITGLLGSGRSELALSIFGFHPADSGRMEMNGEEVSIDSVETAKHHGIAYVPEDRIHQGLVMDQSVSRNLVATIIDRLQGKTSLIDTKKLHETVAYWVETLKIKVPSLDAPVKTLSGGNQQRIVLGKWIATEPRLFILDNPTVGIDVSAKSSIHTTIKKLAREGMGVIIISDEISEVLNNCSRIFVMHKGRIIGSFDTTEASEEEIQAFIESQSI; from the coding sequence ATGGAAACACTTTTTCTTTCAATGAAGCAGATTACAAAAGTGTATGCTGGGGTTCGTGCTCTGGACGGGGTAGATTTTTCCATCGCTCGCGGTGAAATACATTGTCTGGCTGGTACGAATGGTTCGGGAAAGTCGACATTAGTTAAGATTATTTCCGGAGTTGTAGCTCCCGAAGCGGGAGCAGAAATCATCATGGATGGAGAACTGCTGGATCAGCATAGCTCTCGGACGGCCATTAGCCATGGTGTAGAGGTAATCTATCAGGACCTTTCGCTTTTCCCGAATTTAACAGTGGCGGAAAATATTGCTGTGAGTAGCAATATTGCCCAACGGCGATGTCTCATGGATTGGAAGCGTGCTGAAACGACGGCCACAAAGGCCATGAACAGGATTGGGATTTCTATCCCTTTGGATGCCAGAGTAGGTGAACTCTCCATGGCAGACCAGCAGTTAGTGGCTATTTGCAGGGCTCTTACTGGGGATGTTCGGTTGTTGATTATGGATGAACCTACTACAGCCCTGACGAAGAAGGAGATTGATGCCCTTTTGCGTGTTGTCATTGAGCTAAAAAACAAGGGGATTGCCAGCCTGTTTATTAGCCATAAACTTAACGAAGTAATGCAGATTGCAGAACGTGTTACAGTTCTCAGAGACGGGACATTAATCGGTACATACGACGGCAAAACAATTGATGATAAAAAATTAGAATTTCTTATGACAGGAGAGACCTCTGTGTATGAGCCCTATCATATATCTCCTGACCGTAATGGGAAACCCATTCTTCGACTGGAAAATTTTTCCAGGAATCATAGTTTTTGTAATGTAAGTCTGGAGATCTATTCAGGAGAAATAGTCGGCATAACAGGGCTTTTAGGTTCTGGCAGGAGTGAACTTGCTCTTTCTATTTTCGGTTTTCATCCTGCAGACTCGGGGCGGATGGAGATGAACGGTGAGGAGGTTTCGATTGATTCGGTTGAAACTGCCAAACACCATGGGATTGCTTATGTGCCGGAGGATCGGATCCATCAGGGACTGGTAATGGACCAGTCGGTTTCCCGAAACCTGGTGGCGACCATTATCGATCGTCTTCAGGGGAAAACTTCACTTATCGATACCAAAAAGCTGCATGAGACCGTTGCCTATTGGGTTGAGACGCTAAAAATTAAAGTGCCTTCTCTGGATGCACCGGTAAAGACCCTATCCGGCGGGAATCAGCAGCGGATTGTTCTCGGAAAATGGATAGCTACCGAACCCCGACTCTTTATTCTTGATAACCCGACCGTCGGTATAGATGTTTCTGCAAAAAGCAGTATCCATACGACGATAAAAAAACTGGCACGGGAGGGAATGGGTGTCATCATCATTTCAGATGAGATTTCCGAGGTGCTGAACAATTGTTCGAGAATTTTCGTGATGCATAAAGGGCGTATTATCGGGTCCTTTGATACAACCGAGGCCAGTGAAGAAGAGATTCAGGCCTTCATCGAATCGCAAAGTATATAG
- a CDS encoding autoinducer 2 ABC transporter substrate-binding protein, with translation MKKIVLIIVIVLVLLPLHLFAGGQKDAADANKYEIVTVVKITGIPWFNRLEEGVDAAAKDLDVNAYQIGPSDADPAQQVKMVEDLISKGVDAICITPNDATALEPVFQKAREKGILILTHESPDQAGKDVDIELIDNVEFGRHTWDMLVKYMGDKGQYAIFVGGLTVPLHNLWADEGLKYAKEHYPGLELVTSRIPCGEDQELAKQKTLELLKTYPDLKGIIGFGSLGPPGAAQALKEKGLAGKVAVVGNVIPGHAAPYLKDGSMSHGVLWDPKDAGYSLTYVAKYLLDGGSLADLKEIPGIGAVVVDGDVIKVDAMADITKENVDSFGF, from the coding sequence ATGAAGAAGATCGTTCTTATTATCGTGATCGTTCTTGTACTGTTGCCATTGCATCTTTTCGCAGGTGGGCAAAAGGATGCCGCAGATGCGAATAAGTATGAGATTGTAACAGTCGTAAAGATCACGGGAATTCCTTGGTTCAATCGTCTTGAAGAAGGAGTTGATGCAGCTGCCAAAGATCTTGACGTGAATGCTTACCAAATTGGTCCATCCGATGCAGACCCTGCTCAGCAGGTAAAGATGGTGGAAGACTTGATAAGTAAAGGGGTTGACGCCATCTGTATTACACCAAATGATGCCACCGCTCTCGAACCTGTGTTCCAGAAGGCTAGAGAGAAGGGCATATTAATCCTGACCCATGAATCACCTGATCAGGCGGGTAAAGATGTTGATATCGAGCTTATCGATAATGTGGAATTTGGTCGCCATACCTGGGATATGCTTGTTAAATACATGGGTGATAAAGGACAATACGCCATTTTTGTAGGCGGCCTTACCGTCCCCCTTCATAACCTTTGGGCAGATGAAGGCCTTAAATATGCAAAGGAGCACTACCCGGGGCTCGAGCTGGTAACCAGCCGGATTCCCTGTGGTGAGGACCAGGAACTTGCCAAGCAAAAGACGCTTGAGCTGCTGAAAACGTATCCGGATTTGAAGGGTATCATCGGTTTCGGAAGTCTGGGACCTCCGGGAGCTGCTCAGGCCTTGAAAGAAAAAGGCCTGGCTGGAAAGGTCGCCGTTGTCGGAAACGTCATTCCCGGACATGCTGCGCCCTATTTGAAGGATGGATCCATGAGCCATGGTGTTCTCTGGGATCCGAAGGATGCCGGCTACTCTCTGACTTACGTGGCAAAGTATCTTCTTGACGGCGGTAGTCTTGCCGACTTGAAAGAGATTCCCGGAATCGGTGCCGTTGTAGTGGATGGGGATGTTATCAAGGTTGATGCCATGGCTGATATCACAAAGGAAAATGTTGACAGTTTCGGTTTCTGA
- a CDS encoding DeoR/GlpR family DNA-binding transcription regulator, whose translation MNSSLRRGHLIDYLKNSRSATIQELAEHFEVSHMTIRRDLEKLIENQPIKIIHGGVIYQESEQGDHYSIIKARTHMLEAKKKIAKKAASLVEADDIIIIDAGSTGELIAEFLPKDKPITIICYALNIATVVSKRANCTLILTGGCYHGSSMVFESEEGLSLIKRNRAKKAFVTASGISAKLGITCSNFFESTTKRIALKSSLTTILVADSSKFGEIQNGYFSDLSDFDIIITDEGLPPEFRKEIARLEKTLYIE comes from the coding sequence ATGAACAGCAGCCTGCGGCGCGGACATCTCATCGACTATCTGAAAAACAGTCGTTCGGCGACGATTCAAGAGCTTGCCGAGCACTTTGAGGTTTCCCATATGACCATTAGAAGGGATCTCGAGAAACTTATCGAAAATCAGCCAATTAAAATCATCCATGGAGGAGTCATCTACCAGGAGTCTGAGCAGGGAGATCACTACTCAATCATCAAAGCCAGGACGCACATGCTTGAAGCGAAAAAAAAGATCGCAAAGAAAGCAGCATCCCTCGTCGAAGCGGACGACATCATTATTATAGACGCAGGTTCGACCGGTGAGCTCATTGCCGAATTTCTGCCTAAGGACAAGCCTATTACGATAATCTGCTACGCGCTTAATATTGCAACAGTGGTTAGCAAGCGTGCAAACTGTACTCTTATCCTTACCGGCGGCTGTTATCACGGAAGTTCCATGGTCTTTGAAAGCGAAGAGGGGCTTAGCCTGATTAAACGTAACCGGGCAAAAAAAGCGTTCGTTACCGCCAGTGGGATCAGTGCAAAGCTGGGGATTACCTGTTCTAATTTTTTCGAAAGCACAACGAAACGGATTGCACTAAAATCATCCCTCACGACGATTTTAGTCGCCGACTCATCAAAATTTGGTGAAATACAGAATGGTTATTTTTCCGACCTTTCCGATTTTGATATCATCATTACCGATGAAGGTCTTCCTCCGGAATTCAGAAAGGAAATTGCACGATTGGAAAAAACCCTCTATATCGAATAA
- the gpmI gene encoding 2,3-bisphosphoglycerate-independent phosphoglycerate mutase, with amino-acid sequence MVEALKANPAFSGRKGPVVLVIMDGVGFGKYTEGDAVAAAHTEVLDELMASYPMTKLKAHGTAVGLPSDDDMGNSEVGHNAIGAGRVFAQGAKRVNGAIESGEMFTGETWKKLTENVKKSGGTLHFLGLLSDGNVHSHINHLKAMVARAKADGVKRVRVHALLDGRDVGETSALDYFDPFADYLASLSDAGFDAKIASGGGRMKITMDRYNADWEMVHRGWQIHVLGEGRQFANAHEAIETLRKETGAIDQDLPPFVIAEGGKAVGSVEDGDSFILFNFRGDRALEITKAFEAGDDFSEFDRVRVPKVEYAGMMEYDGDLHVPKQYLVSPPSIDKTMAEYLAASGVKMFSISETQKFGHVTYFFNGNRSGKFSDELEEYVEIPSDRVPFEERPWMKAAEITDRVIEEIEKGTYRFIKLNYPNGDMVGHTGIYEAVLCSMEALDLSLGRLKKAIEKAGGVMVISADHGNSDDMFEHDKKSGAVKTKANGKPQAKTSHSLNPVPCIVYDPGYKGEYAKELRSGLGISSLAATCIELLGFQAPGDYDTSVFTW; translated from the coding sequence ATGGTAGAAGCTTTGAAAGCTAATCCGGCCTTTTCAGGGAGAAAGGGTCCGGTTGTTTTGGTAATTATGGACGGAGTCGGTTTCGGGAAGTATACGGAAGGAGATGCCGTAGCAGCGGCCCATACCGAGGTTTTGGACGAATTGATGGCGTCCTACCCTATGACGAAGTTAAAGGCCCACGGGACCGCCGTCGGCCTTCCCAGTGATGATGATATGGGAAATAGTGAGGTCGGTCACAATGCCATCGGCGCTGGCCGGGTCTTTGCTCAAGGTGCAAAACGTGTAAACGGGGCCATTGAATCGGGAGAGATGTTTACCGGCGAGACGTGGAAGAAGTTGACGGAGAATGTCAAAAAGAGCGGAGGGACCCTCCATTTTCTTGGATTGTTGTCCGACGGTAATGTACATAGTCACATCAATCATCTGAAAGCAATGGTTGCACGGGCAAAAGCGGACGGCGTAAAACGAGTTAGGGTCCATGCGTTACTTGACGGAAGGGATGTGGGAGAGACCAGCGCGCTGGACTATTTTGATCCCTTTGCCGATTATCTTGCTTCCCTTTCCGACGCTGGCTTTGATGCAAAGATCGCCTCCGGCGGCGGAAGGATGAAGATCACCATGGATCGCTACAACGCCGACTGGGAGATGGTCCACCGCGGCTGGCAGATCCATGTTCTGGGAGAAGGCCGACAGTTTGCCAATGCTCATGAAGCCATCGAGACCCTTCGCAAGGAAACCGGTGCCATCGATCAGGACCTTCCTCCCTTTGTGATCGCAGAAGGGGGAAAGGCTGTTGGATCCGTTGAAGACGGCGACAGCTTTATCCTTTTCAATTTCAGAGGAGATCGTGCGCTTGAGATCACCAAGGCCTTTGAGGCCGGCGACGACTTTTCCGAATTCGACCGTGTCAGGGTTCCGAAAGTCGAATATGCCGGGATGATGGAGTATGATGGTGATCTTCATGTTCCGAAACAGTATCTTGTCTCCCCTCCCTCCATCGATAAAACCATGGCCGAGTATCTCGCAGCTTCGGGAGTGAAGATGTTCTCCATAAGCGAGACCCAGAAGTTCGGTCACGTTACCTATTTCTTTAACGGAAACAGAAGCGGTAAATTCAGCGACGAGTTGGAAGAGTATGTGGAAATTCCCTCTGATCGGGTTCCTTTCGAAGAACGCCCCTGGATGAAGGCTGCCGAAATCACCGACCGGGTCATTGAAGAGATCGAGAAGGGTACCTATCGCTTTATCAAATTGAACTATCCGAATGGTGATATGGTCGGCCATACCGGCATCTATGAAGCAGTCCTTTGTTCTATGGAAGCCCTGGACCTTTCCCTTGGGCGTTTGAAAAAGGCGATTGAAAAGGCCGGCGGGGTGATGGTCATCTCGGCTGATCACGGCAACAGCGACGATATGTTCGAACACGACAAAAAAAGCGGTGCCGTTAAAACGAAAGCGAATGGAAAACCCCAGGCGAAGACAAGCCACAGTCTCAATCCCGTTCCCTGTATAGTCTACGATCCCGGTTATAAGGGAGAGTATGCAAAGGAACTGCGTTCCGGTTTGGGAATTTCAAGCCTTGCAGCGACCTGTATCGAACTCCTTGGCTTTCAGGCCCCCGGAGATTACGATACAAGTGTTTTTACCTGGTGA
- a CDS encoding cation diffusion facilitator family transporter encodes MKEKGRKPSDFRIRMIRRASWVGILGNGLLSALKVTVGFFSGSLALVGDGIDSATDVVTSFVSLLTAGIVERPPDNEHPYGHARAETVATKILGFLIFFAGAQLALSTLRSLFSGVSRSLPEFPAAMVALVSVVGKSLLAFYKLRVGRSIDSPMLMADARNMTGDVVISLGVFAGIGATLLSGIAFLDSIIALLVSLWIMKVAFSIFMEAGDELMDGLDNPDLYRRLFDAVGTVKGAGNPHKARIRKLGNACIIDLDIEVDGAISVAEGHEIARAVERAIHLQLKNVYDVQVHVEPLGNLEKKERFGLSRQSLETSGK; translated from the coding sequence ATGAAAGAAAAGGGGCGAAAACCCAGCGATTTTCGTATCCGCATGATCAGGCGGGCGAGCTGGGTCGGCATTCTGGGTAACGGTTTGCTGTCCGCCTTGAAAGTAACCGTTGGTTTTTTTTCCGGAAGTCTTGCCCTTGTCGGGGATGGCATCGACTCGGCGACGGATGTTGTTACCTCTTTTGTATCGCTCCTCACTGCGGGGATTGTTGAGCGTCCTCCCGACAATGAGCATCCCTACGGCCATGCCAGGGCCGAGACCGTGGCTACAAAGATTCTCGGCTTTCTTATTTTTTTTGCCGGGGCCCAGCTTGCACTTTCGACGCTTCGTTCTCTTTTCTCCGGCGTTTCTCGCTCCTTACCTGAATTCCCCGCAGCCATGGTTGCCTTAGTCTCGGTTGTAGGGAAATCCCTTCTTGCCTTTTACAAACTGCGGGTCGGCAGATCTATAGACAGTCCTATGCTCATGGCCGATGCCCGTAATATGACCGGAGATGTGGTGATCAGCCTCGGTGTGTTTGCCGGTATCGGTGCGACCTTGCTCTCCGGTATTGCTTTTCTCGATTCGATCATCGCCCTTCTGGTGAGCCTCTGGATCATGAAGGTTGCCTTTTCGATTTTCATGGAAGCGGGGGATGAATTGATGGATGGTCTCGATAATCCCGATCTGTATCGGCGTCTCTTTGATGCGGTGGGAACCGTGAAAGGAGCCGGCAACCCTCATAAGGCACGTATCAGAAAGCTTGGGAATGCTTGCATCATTGATCTCGATATCGAGGTCGACGGAGCGATTTCCGTTGCCGAGGGGCACGAAATTGCCAGAGCGGTTGAGAGGGCAATACATCTGCAGCTGAAGAATGTCTACGATGTGCAGGTTCATGTCGAACCCTTGGGGAATCTGGAAAAGAAAGAACGATTCGGTCTGTCCCGCCAAAGCCTTGAAACCTCTGGAAAATAG
- a CDS encoding aminopeptidase P family protein produces the protein MNNPVHPRLSALRRKMEERALQAVVFFGTDPHQSEYAAPRWKDRLWISGFTGSAGTVVVTETEAALWTDSRYWLQAADQLDGSGVVLMADGDPSVPSLSDWLISKLSPGARVGVDYQTLSVASERRLSHTLGAKGIALVSFESLLNDLWTDRPARPSEPMYAIDLHYVGKSREQKIALLRDATKNVGADAMFLSALDEIAWVLNLRGSDIAYNPFFFSYLLIRETDTLLFADIHAVSKELEELLAEEHITLKAYEAVGEMLREFDGALFVDPASFSMALKGALSPGVRIVEEQSPVAALKARKEAVEVEGFRHALRKDGVALIRFWMRLERMLERGDGDEISVASLLYEERSRMPGFVGESFAPIVGFAEHGAIVHYSATKESAIPVTGRGLLLIDSGGQYIEGTTDITRVFAVGKATEEEIFDYTTVLKAHISLATAIFPIGTVGARLDAMARRPMWEAGLNYGHGTGHGVGAFLGVHEGPQSISTRLLPVPIEPGMVCSNEPGVYREGKHGIRIENLILAVEKFNTPFGRFLGFETLTPFPFERKLIDVSLLTEGERQWVDRYHAWVFELLSSELNPQERSFLAAKTGVV, from the coding sequence ATGAATAATCCTGTTCATCCGCGGCTTTCCGCTCTGCGAAGGAAGATGGAGGAGAGGGCATTGCAGGCTGTTGTCTTTTTCGGTACCGACCCTCACCAAAGTGAATACGCCGCGCCCCGTTGGAAAGATCGGCTCTGGATTAGCGGCTTCACCGGTTCCGCCGGGACGGTCGTTGTTACCGAAACAGAGGCTGCGCTCTGGACCGACAGTCGCTACTGGCTTCAGGCCGCGGACCAACTTGACGGCAGCGGTGTTGTTTTGATGGCCGATGGTGACCCTTCCGTCCCTTCTCTCTCCGACTGGCTGATTTCAAAACTCAGCCCCGGAGCCCGGGTCGGTGTGGATTATCAAACCCTTTCCGTTGCCTCTGAACGCCGGCTTTCCCATACCCTGGGCGCCAAGGGAATAGCCCTCGTTTCATTCGAATCTCTCCTTAACGACCTTTGGACCGATCGTCCGGCCCGACCCTCTGAGCCCATGTATGCTATCGACCTCCACTATGTAGGTAAATCGAGGGAGCAGAAGATTGCACTTTTGCGTGATGCCACAAAGAATGTCGGTGCGGATGCCATGTTTCTTTCCGCTCTCGATGAGATTGCCTGGGTTCTCAACCTTCGGGGAAGTGATATCGCATACAATCCGTTTTTCTTTTCCTATTTGCTGATTCGGGAAACGGATACTCTCCTTTTTGCAGATATTCATGCTGTTTCGAAAGAACTGGAAGAGCTGCTTGCAGAGGAGCACATTACCTTGAAGGCGTATGAAGCAGTCGGTGAGATGCTTCGGGAATTCGATGGCGCTCTTTTCGTCGACCCTGCCTCTTTTTCGATGGCCCTGAAGGGCGCACTTTCTCCAGGGGTTAGAATTGTAGAGGAACAGAGTCCGGTTGCCGCTTTGAAGGCCAGAAAGGAAGCGGTAGAGGTGGAAGGCTTTCGCCATGCCCTTCGTAAGGACGGGGTTGCTTTGATTCGCTTCTGGATGCGACTTGAACGGATGCTCGAACGAGGGGACGGAGACGAAATTTCCGTGGCTTCGCTTTTGTATGAGGAACGAAGCCGAATGCCTGGATTTGTGGGAGAAAGCTTTGCCCCGATTGTGGGCTTTGCCGAGCATGGTGCGATTGTTCATTATAGCGCGACCAAAGAGAGTGCAATTCCCGTCACGGGAAGAGGGCTGTTGCTTATCGATTCCGGGGGACAATATATTGAAGGCACCACCGATATTACCAGGGTCTTTGCCGTCGGAAAGGCGACGGAGGAAGAGATCTTTGATTATACAACGGTCTTAAAAGCCCACATCTCCCTTGCAACCGCAATTTTTCCGATAGGTACCGTCGGCGCAAGGCTCGATGCCATGGCCCGGCGGCCGATGTGGGAAGCCGGTTTGAACTATGGACATGGGACAGGCCACGGGGTTGGTGCATTCCTCGGGGTGCATGAAGGCCCTCAATCGATTTCAACCAGGTTGCTGCCTGTCCCTATAGAGCCGGGTATGGTCTGTTCCAACGAGCCGGGAGTATACCGAGAAGGAAAGCACGGGATTCGGATCGAAAATCTAATTCTGGCCGTGGAAAAGTTTAATACGCCTTTCGGGCGCTTTTTGGGCTTTGAAACCCTGACTCCCTTTCCCTTTGAGCGTAAGCTTATCGATGTTTCTCTTCTTACCGAAGGGGAACGGCAATGGGTCGATCGCTATCACGCCTGGGTTTTCGAGCTTCTATCTTCGGAGCTCAATCCGCAGGAGCGGTCGTTTCTTGCAGCTAAGACGGGAGTTGTTTAA
- a CDS encoding adenylate/guanylate cyclase domain-containing protein, with the protein MEGTILIVSNLPIDTTKIRRYLAENKIGDFDVVKVETEAAAEEIFYGGGGVDCIVAQSEMAGTVALLKEMKQDEMFRHVPILLITKGNETKLIDEVYDSGFDAHIVYTDIHRLPQRIRPLIVMNVMYRNMMKQVGDLHEKAISDFILLDLIKNYIPKTIWDIAKTFAHEQKISIPEEELDLTIVFADIKGFTAMTQHMEPRQVVSILNTVFEVAAKHIYQNHGDIDKYIGDAFFAVFTKAQEAVTAMTAMQDELEQVNLQRKNQEHPPVQFRVGIHSGPIIRGNVGGHDRYDNTLIGDTVNTASRLEHIAPAGGIVISEETRARIGITLPESCKSETELRGRDSKITVYDAFSFLRSNLLEPQKKS; encoded by the coding sequence ATGGAAGGTACGATTCTTATTGTTTCCAACTTACCAATTGATACCACAAAAATCAGAAGATATCTTGCAGAAAATAAGATTGGTGATTTTGATGTGGTAAAGGTAGAAACCGAGGCCGCCGCAGAAGAGATATTCTATGGTGGAGGCGGAGTCGATTGTATCGTCGCACAGTCGGAGATGGCAGGAACCGTCGCCCTGTTGAAAGAAATGAAGCAGGATGAGATGTTTCGTCATGTCCCTATTCTCCTCATCACCAAAGGAAATGAAACAAAGCTTATCGATGAGGTGTACGACAGTGGTTTCGATGCGCATATCGTCTACACCGACATACATCGTCTTCCGCAGAGGATACGTCCGCTTATTGTCATGAATGTCATGTACCGGAACATGATGAAACAGGTCGGCGACCTCCATGAAAAGGCAATCAGTGATTTTATTCTTCTTGATCTGATCAAGAACTATATTCCGAAAACAATCTGGGATATCGCGAAAACCTTTGCACACGAACAGAAGATATCCATTCCGGAAGAAGAGCTGGACCTCACCATCGTATTTGCCGACATCAAGGGCTTCACGGCTATGACCCAGCATATGGAACCGAGGCAGGTCGTCTCTATCCTGAATACGGTCTTTGAAGTCGCAGCAAAACATATCTATCAAAATCATGGTGATATCGACAAATATATTGGAGATGCTTTTTTCGCCGTTTTTACAAAGGCTCAAGAGGCCGTCACGGCCATGACGGCAATGCAGGACGAACTGGAACAGGTTAACCTGCAACGAAAAAACCAGGAACATCCCCCTGTACAATTCCGTGTAGGTATTCATTCGGGGCCTATCATCCGCGGAAATGTCGGTGGTCATGATCGTTACGACAATACCTTGATCGGCGATACGGTCAATACCGCAAGCCGTCTCGAACATATAGCACCTGCCGGCGGTATCGTTATCAGTGAGGAGACCAGAGCACGTATCGGCATCACCTTACCCGAGTCCTGTAAAAGTGAAACCGAACTGCGCGGCAGAGATTCGAAGATCACCGTCTACGATGCGTTTTCGTTTCTCAGGTCGAACCTCCTGGAGCCTCAGAAAAAGTCCTAA
- a CDS encoding YkgJ family cysteine cluster protein produces the protein MMDPEYRILIQTAESRGRLYRDLVRKLRRVAPKELAAVMQELHDEAFRRIDCLKCAHCCAVVGPRLTDTDIQRLGKALSMKPSAFEATYLIRDEDGDLVFREHPCPFLLADNRCLLYDRRPKACREYPHTDDKHARGLLKISLVNTRFCPIVALVFQGLEERYG, from the coding sequence ATGATGGATCCTGAATACCGTATCTTGATCCAGACGGCGGAAAGTCGTGGTCGTCTTTATCGGGACCTTGTACGAAAACTGCGGCGCGTGGCACCGAAAGAGCTTGCGGCGGTTATGCAGGAACTTCACGATGAAGCTTTCAGGCGCATCGACTGCCTTAAGTGTGCACATTGCTGTGCGGTAGTAGGTCCGCGACTTACTGATACCGATATACAGCGATTGGGAAAAGCGCTTTCCATGAAGCCTTCGGCATTTGAAGCTACGTATCTGATCAGGGACGAGGATGGGGATCTTGTATTTCGTGAACATCCCTGCCCTTTTTTGCTGGCGGATAATCGTTGTCTCCTTTACGATCGACGGCCAAAGGCGTGCAGGGAGTATCCGCATACCGACGACAAACACGCCAGGGGCCTACTCAAAATTTCTCTCGTAAACACACGCTTCTGTCCAATTGTTGCATTGGTGTTTCAGGGGCTGGAGGAGCGCTACGGTTAG